A window of the Sabethes cyaneus chromosome 1, idSabCyanKW18_F2, whole genome shotgun sequence genome harbors these coding sequences:
- the LOC128745371 gene encoding uncharacterized protein LOC128745371, which yields MALHGTQYEDVLRPLSRQELCGLRDLYRKHYAVELHFFFFIKNVLRWQEQLTELSESEKSTLCVRVFVDFFTPKEGNPLETGTFVAITKNEDPNVYFHSLTEQPDKLKKYLFETKRIDWSVSPVFSCISDQYVPILENLIEINNCKYDLLSDCSYYLLPKEVAVQCQFQVPDDLVMKPLEPKYASVMNERWPHRYPHSQKLLELLIKFNGGYGLFSKTSGDIVGWVLKNEFAGIGHLQVLPEYRKRGLGEILTKAISKRIALEDNGDVNGFIVDKNLGSIKLLQKIGYQKIAGSNWVRAEYSM from the exons ATGGCTCTGCACGGAACACAATACGAAGACGTTTTGAGGCCGTTATCTCGACAGGAGTTGTGTGGCTTACGAGATCTCTACCGCAAACATTACGCAGTTGAGCTTcactttttcttctttattaAAAACGTTCTTCGATGGCAAGAACAGCTGACAGAGCTAAGTGAATCGGAGAAATCGACACTGTGTGTACGtgtgtttgttgatttttttacgCCAAAAGAAGGCAACCCGCTGGAAACAGGAACGTTTGTCGCAATAACGAAAAATGAAGATCCAAACGTTTATTTCCACTCTTTGACGGAGCAGCCGGACAAATTGAAAAAGTATCTGTTCGAAACGAAGCGTATCGATTGGTCTGTCAGTCCAGTGTTTTCATGCATCAGTGATCAATATGTGCCCATACTAGAAAATCTAATAGAAATAAACAACTGCAAGTATGACCTCTTATCGGACTGTTCCTACTATTTGTTGCCAAAGGAAGTTGCTGTTCAGTGTCAATTTCA aGTTCCCGATGATCTGGTAATGAAGCCCCTGGAACCAAAGTACGCTTCGGTGATGAACGAACGATGGCCTCATCGCTACCCGCACTCACAAAAGCTTCTGGAGCTCTTGATAAAATTCAATGGTGGTTATGGGCTGTTTAGTAAAACGAGCGGTGATATTGTCGGATGGGTTCTGAAAAATGAATTCGCTGGAATCGG ACATTTGCAGGTGCTGCCCGAGTATCGAAAGCGTGGACTAGGTGAGATTTTAACCAAAGCCATTTCAAAACGAATCGCTTTGGAGGACAACGGTGATGTGAATGGTTTTATAGTAGATAAAAACTTAGGCTCAATTAAATTGTTACAAAAGATTGGCTACCAAAAAATAGCTGGTTCAAATTGGGTAAGAGCTGAGTATAgtatgtaa